Part of the Hevea brasiliensis isolate MT/VB/25A 57/8 chromosome 16, ASM3005281v1, whole genome shotgun sequence genome is shown below.
TGAACCTGCTTACTCCCCTTTTGGACCTTTTAACTATTCATATGAACCACCTCCAACATATCATCCATCTCCTTTGTTCAAACCTACTCCAACACCTGCCAGGTATGAGCAAAAGAGTCCATCTTCCTCAGAAGAATCCCATCCTTCAAAAAGGAAGATTGATAAAGGGAAGgacaaaatgtatcatgatcctcCTCCACAGCATATGGTGTCTATACCCTCTGAGCCAGAACCAGAAGAAGATTCTTCTGAAGACTCGTCTGATGATAGTGAGGACGGACGAATGGATATCACAACACTGCTCATGGCTGATCCTCAGCCAACAGCCTCCCAAACAGGTCCTTCACCAACTACAGATTCTACTAGTGGCACTACAGGACCTCCTCAAGACCCCCATGTTGAAATTCCTGATGATGAACCAATTCTAGACTTTGGGCTACCAGGCGCTCCACAACAGGCCAGGCCCAGTTCAGGCCCATGGTTCACCTTGGATGATGTTCCCCCATCAAGATGGAGAGACCGTCTTGCAGAATTTAAAGCTTGGCTTGATGTCCAAATGCTCCGGGAAGGTGCTGACTCCCATGCTATACTCAGAGAATTCATCTCTCGAACTGTTGGCACATTACAAGACTGGTTTTCCTCCATTGGAGAATATCAGAAAGCTCAATTTTGCCACCTGACTCCCTTACAAGCAATCAACGCTCTCTTTGCTGAATTTCTGGGAGATGCATCCTTATACAGCAAGCAGTTAAGACAAGAGTTCTTTGATATGCGCTGCTGTTCTTTGAAAAGATCAGACATTGAGAAACACTACCAGCGCATGACTCAACGTTATTATCTGCTTAATGGTTACAATGATGTCAACCTCCGGCATACCTATATTGCCTCCCTGCCAGAAGCATTGCAACCAGAACTCCATAGAAGTATTGCTGCTACCAGAAGAGCGATGAATGCCATCACCATAGGAGAAATCCATCAAATGACTCTGGCTTGTCTGGATAAAATGTGCGAACAACAGAAGCTGTTCAAAGATATCATTGACAACAGCAAAGCTTTGAAGAATGTATGCCAGAAGTCTCACCTTGCCAttaaatgcaaggaaaagaattgtgaatgcaagacaaagaagaaagcacattacaagaagcatccctctgggttcaaaccccctttcaagcaaaagaaaggaagaaggtcaGTCAGATACTTCCGAAAGAAAAGAACGGGCGCAAAGAAGTCTGAAAGGTGTTATATCTGTGGCAATCGAGGTCATTATGCCAAGAACTGCCCAAAAAACCCTAATAAGGCAGTTAAGCTGTTACAACACATACAGCAGGCTTCTCACATCTCCCTGGAACATGATGATGTTGAATCCCTGTTCTCTGAACAGGATGAGCCCGATGAGGATACAGTCTTTGCCCTTGGAGTAGACACTGGATCAGAAGAAGATTACTCATTCACTTCAGAAGAATCGATTCGGACAATCAAGCCCATTACCCGCCTTACCCGCCCAACATATCCAATCCTCCCAATCCACCTATGGCCCAGACACTATTCCAATTCCTTTAGTCCCGATCCATATTCTTCCCAGTAAGTATGAACGGCCCATTAGTGTCATTGGCTTCCTGGATACCGGGGCTCAcaaaagcatgatgaacccaGCCATCTTACCCTCAGAATACTGGGTCCCTCATGAAGAATACTTTAAGGCTGCAGATGGAAATGTTTTCAAAACTAGCCTTATCACTAAGCACCCAATTGGAATCCAGTTCTTCCCCACTTGTATCCTTTGGACTAGGGTCATCGGGTCGGATCTTCCTGACAAGGATCTATTGATAGGCTTTGACTTGTATCAACAGGCGAAGCATTTAAAGATCCTCCCTACAGGATTGAAGTATAAGAGGAGCTTTCAGCCATTTACTTCTGTCCCAAGGTTATATTCTCTGGCTGATGCCTCAGCTGAGTTCCAAAAACACAAGGAGCTGCTCTTGCGGTCCTGCGCAGATTCCCATGCACATTTTCATCATCGCCACCCCCTGTGGCAGAATTCGGATTTCTTTGTCAGTCTTCCGTTCAAGCTTAATGAAGATATCAATCCGACAAAGGCATCACACCCGGGGATGAACCCTACAGACTTGGCTCTAGCCCAAGAAGAATGCAAACAGCTCCTCCAGCAAGGTCTCATAGAACCCACTTCTTCTCAGTGGGCCTGCCaggccttttatgttgaaaaaagatcTGAGCGATTAAGAGGAAAGAAACGGCTTGTCATTGACTACAAGCCCCTCAACCACTTCCTTCAAGATGACAAATTCCCGTTACCAAAGCCTGAGGCCTTGTTCACTCAACTGCACGAAGCCCATATCTTCTCAAAGTTTGATCTCAAAGCTGGtttttggcaattgggtattaacCCCTCTGATAGGCCCAAGACTGCCTTCTGCATTCCTACGGCCCAATATCAATGGACAGTCCTTCCATTCGGCCTTAAGACGGCCCCATCAGTTttccaaaaggccatgacaaggatattTGAGCCCATACTACACAGTGCTCTTATCTACATAGACGATATCCTTCTCTTCTCCAAAGATGTTACGGCCCATAGGACACTCCTCTCCACATTCCAACAACTGGTggattcctatggaattatgctatcagaaaagaagagctcactggcccaaactgacatcgacttccttggaatgaaattcaaggatggaaaataccaaccgGGACCTCACATTGCAGAAGAATTCATCAAGTTTCGATAAGGACTTGACAGTAAAACAAATACAACAGTTCCTTGGTATCATCAATTACATCAGGAAGTTTATCCCGCATGTGGCCGCCCACACTTGCCAGCTGTCAAAGATGCTTAAAAAGGATCCCCCACCATGGAGGGAAGAACAGACATGTGCAGTcaagaaattaaaagaagtgGCCTTAAACCCGCCACCACTAAAGATTCCCAGCATTGGATGCCGCATCCTTCAGActgatgctagtgacacccacTGGGGTGCAGTCCTCATCGAAGAAATTCAAGGAGAAAAGCATATCTGCGGACATGCTAGTGGAGAGTTCCCAGAACCTCAAAAACATTATCATTCAGTCTATAAAGAGATATTGGCTGTCAAAAATGGGATCAAGAGATTCGAATTTCATCTGATTGGCCACCACTTCACTGTGGTCATGGACAGCTCATCCTTCCCAaaggttctagacttcaaaaacaagtctcttcctgaaccacaattactgaggcttaaggactggttcgccaagtataaattcacagTCCAGCATATTAAAGGGAAGCACAACTTGGTTCCTGACCTCCTATCCAGGCCAAAAATTCTTCACCTAATCCAAGCTTCCTCTTCACTCCCCTTGATCCTCATGGCATCATCCTCATCCTCTCCACATACTCCAGCTCCAATGCACAATTTCCTGGTTCCTACTCCAGACAGTTTTCCCCCTGGATGTTCACCAAACCAGCCTATCTCAAAAATGGCTAAGTTCGCAAGGGATCATCTGTTCCACTACCTGAGTGCAAGAAACACCCTAAGGGGATTACTCCCCTCCTCCACTGTTTTTATCCCTGATAACCCTTTCCTCACCTGTTTCAGTATCCAACCTGGCAGAGAACTCATCCTAGAAGAACTATGGCTCCTCTGGTGCATGGTTACACTCTATTCCACAGGACTGGAATTCCCCCTCATGGCCCTGTATCAGTATGTTATGAACAATACTAACAGGACTCTCCTGTCCAGATTTCTagaatggttcaagcccatttcaGCATGGCGCTACAGCCTGAGGCGCATCATAGACACCCATGGAATAGAAGACAGGCCCATCGCTACTCAGCCCAACATCAGGACCTTGTTCATCTTTCACAGGCCTTTCTAGAAGGCCGATGGACTCCTCTGGACCTGAATCATCAATACGAATGGAGGACCTACGAAGGATCAATTATTGACAAAGATGCCATGGGACCCTTGAGAAGACAACTAGCTGAGTACCTTTGTGAAATCAATAGTTATTTTTGTCTAGTGCCTCCCCATGTGAGTTGTACATCACTCGGTCCCATCCGTTCCCTCAATGATGAGCCTATTGACTggacccatcccatgtggcaagattcccagGATCCAATGGACACAGAGTCACGAGATGCCATTCAGAGTGCGGACCCACCATCTCCTGTTCACCAACAGTGGCCAAAGGACTTTTTTGGAATCGACTCTGATGACTCTGATTTTGACACCCTCAATCTGTCCACCACTCCATGATAAAAGCAAAAGTTTGTCAATAATGTAATAATGTGTGTTTGTCTTTATTTATGTTGCTTTGAGAGTGTCGGTAGCCAGTTTCTAGCCGGTTGCCTGTAATGTCAAGAGCCTCCTCGCctatataaggagttgctctcttcagTTGTAATCAGACTTAGTTTCCTTTTAATAATATCCTCTGAAGTTCTCTTCCATGGCTTTCTAAACTCTTCTCCTTCTCTCCGAAAACCTTTGAATgtgtatcatactcttataatcagagatacgtatgctctacacttgcctcgttaagaggatcctgtgtatcagaaatatctttgttttgacattaaggtgcgacggtcccgttatcacatgtataatgaacaaaagggcacagccaaagagtacctatggagagggaagaggcatagcatgagttcatTATATGTGTGGTAAGGGCCAGTTCTTCCCCACTTGTATCCTTTGGACTAGGGTCATCGGGTCGGATCTTCCTGACAAGGATCTATTGATAGGCTTTGACTTGTATCAACAGGCGAAGCATTTAAAGATCCTCCCTACAGGATTGAAGTATAAGAGGAGCTTTCAGCCATTTACTTCTGTCCCAAGGTTATATTCTCTGGCTGATGCCTCAGCTGAGTTCCAAGAACACAAGGAGCTGCTCTTGCGGTCCTGCGCAGATTCCCATGCACATTTTCATCATCGCCACCCCCTGTGGCAGAATTCGGATTTCTTTGTCAGTCTTCCGTTCAAGCTTAATGAAGATATCAATCCGACAAAGGCATCACACCCGGGGATGAACCCTACAGACTTGGCTCTAGCCCAAGAAGAATGCAAACAGCTCCTCCAGCAAGGTCTCATAGAACCCACTTCTTCTCAGTGGGCCTGCCaggccttttatgttgaaaaaagatcTGAGCGATTAAGAGGAAAGAAACGGCTTGTCATTGACTACAAGCCCCTCAACCACTTCCTTCAAGATGACAAATTCCCGTTACCAAAGCCTGAGGCCTTGTTCACTCAACTGCATGAAGCCCATATCTTCTCAAAGTTTGATCTCAAAGCTGGtttttggcaattgggtattaacCCCTCTGATAGGCCCAAGACTGCCTTCTGCATTCCTACGGCCCAATATCAATGGACAGTCCTTCCATTCGGCCTTAAGACGGCCCCATCAGTTttccaaaaggccatgacaaggatattTGAGCCCATACTACAGTGCTCTTATCTACATAGACGATATCCTTCTCTTCTCCAAAGATGTTACGCCCATAGGACACTCCTCTCCACATTCCAACAATCGTGGATTctatggaattatgctatcagaaaagaagagctcactggcccaaactgacatcgacttccttggaatgaaattcaaggatggaaaataccaaccgGGACCTCACATTGCAGAAGAATTACTGAAGTTTCCCGATAAGGACTTGTGATAAAGAAACAAATACAATGATTCCTTGGTATCATCAATTACATCGGAAGTTTATCCCGCATGTGGCCGCCCACACTTGCGGTATCAAAGATGCTTAAAAAGGATCCCCACCATGGAGGGAAGAATGACATGTGCAGTcaagaaattaaaagaagtgGCCTTAAACCCGCCACCACTAAAGATTCCCAGCATTGGATGCCGCATCCTTCAGActgatgctagtgacacccacTGGGGTGCAGTCCTCATCGAAGAAATTCAAGGAGAAAAGCATATCTGCGGACATGCTAGTGGAGAGTTCCCAGAACCTCAAAAACATTATCATTCAGTCTATAAAGAGATATTGGTCACAAAAATGGGATCAAGAGATTCGAATTTCATCTGATTGGCCACCACTTCACTGTGGTCATGGACAGCTCATCCTTCCCAaaggttctagacttcaaaaacaagtctcttcctgaaccacaattactgaggcttaaggactggttcgccaagtataaattcacagTCCAGCATATTAAAGGGAAGCACAACTTGGTTCCTGACCTCCTATCCAGGCCAAAAATTCTTCACCTAATCCAAGCTTCCTCTTCACTCCCCTTGATCCTCATGGCATCATCCTCATCCTCTCCACATACTCCAGCTCCAATGCACAATTTCCTGGTTCCTACTCCAGACAGTTTTCCCCCTGGATGTTCACCAAACCAGCCTATCTCAAAAATGGCTAAGTTCGCAAGGGATCATCTGTTCCACTACACGAGTGCAAGAAACACCCTAAGGATTACTCCCTCCTCCACTGCTTTTATCACGATAACCCTTTCCTCACTGTTTGAGATCCAACTTTGTGAGAACTCATCCTAGAAGAACTATGGCTCCTCTGGTGCATGGTTACACTCTATTCCACAGGACTGGAATTCCCCCTCATGGCCCTGTATCAGTATGTTATGAACAATACTAACAGGACTCTCCTGTCCAGATTTCTAGAACGGTTCAAGCCCATTTCAGCATGGCGCTACAGCCTGAGGCGCATCATAGACACCCATGGAATAGAAGACAGGCCCATCGCTACTCAGCCCAACATCAGGACCTTGTTCATCTTTCACAGGCCTTTCTCTAGAAGGCCCGATGGACTCCTCTGGACCCAGAATACTGAATACGAATGGAGGACCTACGAAGGATCAATTATTGACAAAGATGCCATGGGACCCTTGAGAAGACAACTAGCTGAGTACCTTTATGAAATCAATAGTTATTTTTGTCTAGTGCCTCCCCATGTGAGTTGTACATCACTCGGTCCCATCCGTTCCCTCAATGATGAGCCTATTGACTggacccatcccatgtggcaagattcccagGATCCAATGGACACAGAGTCACGAGATGCCATTCAGAGTGCGGACCCACCATCTCCTGTTCACCAACAGTGGCCAAAGGACTTTTTTGGAATCGACTCTGATGACTCTGATTTTGACACCCTCAATCTGTCCACCACTCCATGATAAAAGCAAAAGTTTGTCAATAATGTAATAATGTGTGTTTGTCTTTATTTATGTTGCTTTGAGAGTGTCGGTAGCCAGTTTCTAGCCGGTTGCCTGTAATGTCAAGAGCCTCCTCGCctatataaggagttgctctcttcagTTGTAATCAGACTTAGTTCCCTTTTAATAATATCCTCTGAAGTTCTCTTATATGGCTTTCTAAACTCTTCTCCTTCTCTCCGAAAACCTTTGAATgtgtatcatactcttataatcagagatacgtatgctctacacttgcctcgttaagaggatcctgtgtatcagaaatatctttgttttgacattaaggtgcgacggtcccgttatcacatgtataatgaacaaaagggcacagccagagagtacctatggagagggaagaggcatagcatgagttcatTATATGTGTGGTAAGGGCTCCCGGCTTATCTTGGTTGATCACATTTCACCCATAAATTTATACTTGGACCTGAAGCTTAACTTTTAGGAATAGAACCTTAAGCAATTTTCAGATTATCAAATGCAGAATAGAGCAACCTATCGAGTTTCCATTCTGTTCATCTGTTGTCGTTTCATTCCAGCGagtcaaaatataatttaataaatggtctcatattttaaaaattatattatttaattcaaatatttgactctatttaaattatataattctcTGCCCATCAAGTaaagtattttaatattaattaaattattatttaatttatttattttaataaaattaattaaatctttatattttaaaaaataaattaattaattatataatttaattctgTTAACTTTTTAATTCTCTTATTAATTTTTATACTCAAAATATTTTGGTTCTCTTTCTTATTTCtctattcttaattttttttttctttgcataCGTCTCCTCATTCTGTTtgtatttttctaaaatttaatataaattatatacgtAAAAACATTAATCAATTTCTTTATAAGTAATTATGGTAATAatgtgaaaaaattatttttaaatgacaaaaaatataaaaataatgtacacataattaaatgaaaatacttAAATTCAATTCAACTTCAACACTCGTAGAATAAGAAGTCGATGATTGGTTAGATGCTTAGATTGATATAAATTGAACAATTTTAATAGAATTTATCATGAGTAAATTTATAATATCGGTTAATtatatctcagtttttgaaataTAATGTAAgagaatattttttaaaatattatatttttaaaatatattaaataattaattaattttattaaaataaaataagataataatattttttaaaatatataaattaattaattaattttaataaaataaaagagttAAATGATTTTTTGACATATATTTTCATACATAAGATTTTACAACACTTTAAATcaagtaaaatatatattaaatagtatatttttaaaatataaaattaaataattaattttattaaaatatgattaaattttacttttttttattatttttaattgaaaatataaaatgcCTCTCTCCCCCGGTCCCTCTCTCGCTTCTCTTTCAACCTTCCCTCCATTAAACCCCGCTCTCTCACATTTACTGATGCTTCATCATCCTCAACTTCACTGCCAGttgttgaggcagtgggtgtagagtaggctttgaggcgtgatgaatcactatctttaaggtattaattgcccccactagattgctgcaaggttatggcaatatacctccaggatacaacaaagcctgaaatctgcaaacagcaactcctgaagatttcccttaagaactctttatacgaactgaatttagagagactagaagaaaagaagaagaagtagaagtagtatatctctggattgaaaaactcttctacatttataaagaatgaaaagtcaagGCATCTTTACTAAatagacacatctgtctatctccaatagatacaactatttgtgtaatagacatgtctgtttattaaaagctacctatacaaatagttatgactatttgtataggcATATCTGTTTATTAATAGACACCTATATAATAGttatgacttttgtatagaatagacatgtctgtttattaacagacacctatacaaatagttgtgactgtttgtataaaACTaatatgtctgtttattaacaaacacatctacttgttaataaacacatctattcgtaatttatttacgaaaattacaatatgataattattttatttcacacatatacttgtcaagtgccataatagaataatatatattaaattatatatatataattctatacatatttcatttttgccattccttcactttcttatattttaacaatatagaaaTTCTTTCTCCCTATAGTATATAAggtacaagctatttataacaccaTCTACCACTTCCGCCCTCACAGACCAATCCCAACAATCCTCCCAAATCCTCAGAATCCATCACTCCCTTCTCTCCCGCCGCCTAACCTCTTCCAACTCGCTGATTCCTACTTAACCCGCCTTAGGCTCACCGAGCCCCAACTCAACTCGTTCCTCCTTATATCGGATAACGTGTTAAAACAAGCCCAAGAGATCGACGACAAGATTGACAGGGATGAGGATGTGGGTCCGCTTGCTGGGGTGCTTGTTGGGGTCAAGGATAATATATGTACGTCCGATATGCCGTCTACTGGTGGGTCTCGCATTTTGGAGAATTATCGGGCGCCGCATGATGCCACGGCTGTCAGGAGAATGAAGGAGAAGGGTGCCATTGTGGTGGGAAAGACTAATTCGGATGAGTCTGGTATGGGAAGTACCATTGAACGTTCCTCTTTTCAGGTTTGAAAAAACTTCCCCCTTTCCATTTCAACAATGTGCATTGGCAAAACAAACACAATTTTCAGCTAATATCGATATATAATTTTTCTGATGTCAATTTTCTTTCACTTTGAGCAGCTATGCTCTtgatttttttgaattttagttAATGTTGTAGCATTTCATGCTGGTAAATAGAATTGGTATACTCAGTGATGCATATGTTAATTCGGTAGGTGACTTCAAACCCTAGGGATACGTCTCGGGTGCCTGGTGGATCATCAGGAGGATCTGCTGCGGCTGTTTCTGCCAGGCACTGTGTAGTATCATTGGGAAGTGATACTGGTGGAAATCTAAGACAGCCAGCATCATTTGGTGGTGTTGTTGGATTGAAGCCAACCTTTGGGCGTGTCTCAAGATTTGGACTTATGGCATATGCTTCATCACTGGCTGTTGTTGGATGCTTTTCTACATCAGTTGCTGATACTGGCATTATTCTTCATGCAATTAGTGGTCATGATAGATATGATGCCACTAGCAGTAGGAGAGTATGAATTCGTCTACCCTCATGTATATATTGgcttatttttatttcttaaggAAAGTGATTTCTCCTTCCATGTTTGCTTGACCAATTATAATCTTATCTTATAACCCAGCAGTTGACAGTAATTTTGATACTGATGTTTATGGAAAAGGAAGTGACCAAAATTTACGTGTTTTAGGGGGATAAATTGACATTCCTATTTATCTTATTTAACACGTTGGTCAATCCATGGGACTGCTAAGGAATTAATGTCAACTGTAAATGTTGGTGTACACAAGTTTATCATTTACTGCACTGTGCCTGTACAAGTTTATAATATTGCTAATTGTTTTCTATTGATTTCTGGGGTTAAAAGTTATGGTTTCTTATTTTGCTATAATTTTCATCTCTTCAAGAGGTTCCTGATTTCACCCCTCTGTTTACTTCTGGTAATCTTGTGGAATCTAGACCATTGAAGGGATTGAGGGTTGGTCTTATCCGTGAAACTCTTGATGAGGGTGTTGATAATGGAGTAAAATCTGCAATCAGTGGTGCTGCATCGCACCTGGAAGGATTAGGATGCACTGTGACAGAGGTTAAACTTAAGCTTTCCTCGATCAACTTTTTCTTTAACTAAGAGATTTCCCTATAAATTACAGTTGCTCTCCTCCATGCACTttaaaatgttgatttgcaggtATCATTGCCATCTTTCTCCCTTGGTTTACCAGCTTACAATATTCTTGCTTCTTCAGAATCATCTTCTCACTTATCACGTTATGATGGTGTCAGGTGAATTTCAAACAGATTATCTTATTTAAGCTTTATTTGATGCCTATAATTGGCTAAATactcttcttatttatttatttacttaagTTTCATCACTTAGCTATActaattttatgatttttttgggGATAAGAGAGACATAGATTTGGATGGCTTATGCACTTGAGCTATAGCTAAAAGAGAATAAAGCTAAATGATTAAAATTAGCATCAGGGTGCCCTTTAGGTTTTGTTGCATTGCCTTCAAGTGGGTTGCTTATTGCAGTTGAGAGAGACGACAGAGAAAGAAAATCATGCAGAAACGGGTGCTTATGCCATAGGGGGTTTAGATGAAATATAGTAGTGGAAATGCCTGAATTATTATGGATGCCTGGGCctataaatttttttaagtaaCCTTTAAACTTTGGGTGTTTTCAAAGCTTAGCATCAAATTGCTTTCTCCAGTATTCTTCTTTTGTGCAGAATTCTTTGCCTTTTGTGGCTTTACAATATTTATTCTGGTAAAATAACAAATATCTAGTGGGGTTGTAGACAATTCATCGTCATTTATTTTTAAAGCTTTGCCCACAACAAAAACAACCTGCTTTCAATCAGGGTTTATTGCCTCCTCCCCTCTCCCTTTTTTTGGTCTTTCTATTGCTTACTTATTTGCAGACA
Proteins encoded:
- the LOC110663508 gene encoding glutamyl-tRNA(Gln) amidotransferase subunit A, chloroplastic/mitochondrial-like: MKSQVYKVQAIYNTIYHFRPHRPIPTILPNPQNPSLPSLPPPNLFQLADSYLTRLRLTEPQLNSFLLISDNVLKQAQEIDDKIDRDEDVGPLAGVLVGVKDNICTSDMPSTGGSRILENYRAPHDATAVRRMKEKGAIVVGKTNSDESGMGSTIERSSFQVTSNPRDTSRVPGGSSGGSAAAVSARHCVVSLGSDTGGNLRQPASFGGVVGLKPTFGRVSRFGLMAYASSLAVVGCFSTSVADTGIILHAISGHDRYDATSSRREVPDFTPLFTSGNLVESRPLKGLRVGLIRETLDEGVDNGVKSAISGAASHLEGLGCTVTEVSLPSFSLGLPAYNILASSESSSHLSRYDGVRYGKQAVADELNVLYGNFRAKGFGPEALSPCLNELLK